A window of the Thermoleophilia bacterium SCSIO 60948 genome harbors these coding sequences:
- a CDS encoding FmdB family transcriptional regulator: MPIYEYRCDNGHTFETLQSMSEDALTECEVCGAPARRVLRAPAIHFKGSGFYTTDYARKGKLAADGGSKSSSESSSSSDSSSSSSGNGDSGSSDKSKSKSSSSSSSSGSSSGGSSSSSSSD; the protein is encoded by the coding sequence ATGCCGATCTACGAGTACCGCTGCGACAACGGCCACACCTTCGAGACCCTCCAGTCGATGTCTGAGGACGCGCTGACCGAGTGCGAGGTCTGCGGCGCCCCGGCGCGCCGCGTGCTGCGCGCCCCGGCGATCCACTTCAAGGGCTCCGGCTTCTACACGACCGACTACGCCCGCAAGGGCAAGCTGGCGGCCGACGGTGGGTCGAAGAGCTCGTCGGAATCGAGCAGCTCGAGCGATTCCTCCTCGTCGTCCTCCGGAAACGGGGATTCCGGGTCGAGCGACAAGTCGAAGTCGAAGTCCAGCTCGAGCTCGAGCTCGAGCGGCTCGAGTTCAGGCGGCTCGAGCAGCTCCTCGAGCTCGGACTGA